Proteins encoded by one window of Sporocytophaga myxococcoides:
- a CDS encoding chemotaxis protein CheD produces the protein MYEKYLCPEEIKVSKEPTEVITILGSCVSVYLFDPELKTGGINHFVLPDSTRFSRTGQYGIYAVPELIQRMIRMGAKPSGLQTKIFGGS, from the coding sequence ATGTACGAGAAATACCTGTGTCCGGAAGAAATCAAAGTGAGTAAAGAGCCGACAGAGGTTATAACTATTCTAGGAAGTTGCGTTTCAGTTTATCTTTTTGATCCAGAACTGAAAACAGGCGGCATCAACCATTTCGTATTACCAGATAGTACGAGATTTTCAAGAACCGGTCAATATGGGATTTACGCAGTACCTGAACTCATTCAGAGAATGATTCGTATGGGTGCAAAACCTTCAGGCTTACAGACAAAAATCTTTGGAGGGTCATGA
- a CDS encoding DUF1304 domain-containing protein, which produces MTAVSKTLIIVITLEHLYFMYFEMFAWETIGKKTFKSLPEHLFKPTKGLAANQGLYNGFLAAGLIWSLFITDIDWSANIATFFLTCISIAGIYGAISASRKIFFIQAMPAIMALSIILIQKYF; this is translated from the coding sequence ATGACTGCTGTATCAAAAACATTAATTATAGTGATAACTCTTGAACACTTATACTTTATGTATTTTGAAATGTTCGCTTGGGAAACTATAGGAAAGAAAACTTTTAAATCCTTACCAGAACATTTATTTAAGCCAACAAAAGGTCTTGCAGCGAATCAGGGATTATATAACGGATTTCTGGCTGCAGGACTCATCTGGTCTCTTTTCATTACTGACATTGATTGGTCGGCAAATATCGCTACATTCTTTCTTACTTGTATAAGTATAGCTGGAATTTATGGAGCGATTTCAGCAAGCAGAAAAATATTCTTTATACAAGCGATGCCTGCTATTATGGCTCTCTCAATTATCCTCATCCAAAAGTATTTTTAA
- a CDS encoding chemotaxis protein CheB — protein sequence MPRMDGLTFLKKIMSQHPIPVVIISSLTQAGTENAIKALESGAVEVLHKPQLNSRRFFEEYKTRICEVIKAAAKSKVLRKKIYHTEIAISNTIDKIQTSNSRLKTTEKVIAVGASTGGTEAIRTFLECFPADSSGIIIIQHMPELFTKSFATKLNSLCKIDVKEAENGDGVIRGRALIAPGNKHMILKRSGARYYVELKDGPLVNRHKPSVDTLFRSTAMNAGKNSIGIIMTGMGFGRIQRITGDERSRSFNIGLKMKKAALFLVCQRKQSN from the coding sequence ATGCCAAGAATGGATGGACTTACATTTCTTAAAAAAATTATGTCTCAACATCCTATTCCAGTTGTAATTATCTCAAGCCTTACTCAGGCTGGCACAGAAAACGCAATAAAAGCGCTTGAATCAGGAGCTGTAGAAGTTTTACATAAGCCTCAGCTAAACTCAAGAAGATTTTTTGAAGAATACAAAACCAGAATCTGTGAGGTGATCAAAGCTGCAGCTAAATCAAAAGTACTCAGAAAAAAAATATATCATACTGAGATCGCTATTTCCAATACTATAGATAAAATCCAAACATCAAACAGTCGTCTTAAAACTACAGAAAAAGTAATTGCTGTTGGTGCCTCTACAGGCGGAACCGAAGCCATAAGAACCTTTTTAGAATGCTTCCCAGCTGATTCTTCTGGAATTATCATCATTCAACACATGCCTGAGCTTTTCACTAAGTCATTTGCTACCAAGCTCAACAGCCTATGTAAAATAGATGTAAAAGAAGCCGAAAACGGAGATGGTGTTATCCGAGGCAGGGCTTTGATTGCTCCTGGGAATAAACACATGATACTTAAGAGAAGCGGCGCAAGATATTATGTGGAACTAAAAGACGGCCCACTGGTGAACAGACACAAGCCTTCTGTAGATACACTGTTTAGATCAACAGCAATGAATGCTGGCAAAAACAGCATCGGCATTATTATGACCGGCATGGGGTTCGGACGAATCCAAAGGATTACTGGAGATGAAAGAAGCCGGAGCTTTAACATTGGGCTCAAGATGAAAAAAGCTGCGTTGTTTTTGGTATGCCAAAGGAAGCAATCAAATTGA
- a CDS encoding CheR family methyltransferase, translated as MQLVSKGLEHDQSFRTTMSSKVFRKLSEFINAYCGIKMPPEKKILLESRLNKRLRHLNMKSYEEYCDFLFSETGKRQELIHMIDVVTTNKTDFFREAMHFDFIRDHIFPQYKETKINKISIWSAGCSTGEEVYTTCMVLEELREYWPGIDYSVTGSDICSQVLEKAALAVYPEERTMIIPLAIKRKYFLKSKSTTDKTVRIIPELRGKTNFIRLNFMDESFDLPNNFDIIFCRNVLIYFDNRTQENVIKKLCAKLKIGGFLFIGHSESLTNMDLPLIQVKPTVFRKI; from the coding sequence ATGCAATTAGTGAGTAAAGGCCTTGAACATGATCAAAGTTTCAGGACAACCATGTCCTCAAAGGTTTTCAGGAAATTAAGCGAATTCATAAATGCATACTGCGGTATAAAAATGCCTCCTGAAAAAAAAATACTTCTGGAAAGCCGCCTCAATAAGAGGCTCAGACACCTGAATATGAAATCCTATGAAGAGTATTGTGATTTCTTATTCAGTGAAACCGGGAAAAGGCAAGAGCTCATTCATATGATCGATGTAGTTACAACCAATAAAACTGACTTCTTCAGAGAGGCAATGCATTTTGATTTTATACGTGATCATATATTTCCTCAGTATAAAGAAACAAAAATCAACAAGATATCTATTTGGAGTGCAGGATGCTCTACAGGAGAAGAAGTATATACTACATGCATGGTACTTGAAGAATTAAGAGAATATTGGCCTGGGATTGATTATTCTGTTACTGGCTCGGATATCTGCTCTCAAGTTCTGGAAAAAGCAGCTTTAGCAGTTTATCCCGAAGAGAGAACAATGATTATTCCTTTAGCAATCAAAAGGAAATACTTTTTAAAAAGCAAAAGCACTACCGATAAAACTGTCAGAATTATACCGGAACTGAGAGGAAAAACAAATTTTATAAGGTTGAATTTCATGGATGAAAGTTTTGATTTACCCAATAATTTTGACATCATCTTTTGCAGAAATGTTCTTATTTATTTTGATAATCGCACCCAGGAAAATGTAATAAAAAAACTTTGCGCTAAACTGAAGATTGGAGGTTTTCTCTTTATAGGACATTCTGAATCGCTTACAAATATGGACCTGCCTTTGATTCAGGTCAAGCCAACGGTATTCAGAAAGATTTAG
- a CDS encoding chemotaxis protein CheW translates to MKEDINDNIHSYLTFKLGKESFAANVGKVLEILEVPHITRVPKSPDYMTGVINLRGNVLPVIDTRIKFGLPKTECTVNTCIIVINVEINSESIIVGAMVDSVQEVLEIQESQIQPSPSIGSKYKAEFLDGMSKYHDEFIMLLNIDKVFSADELIIVKDSLIS, encoded by the coding sequence ATGAAGGAGGACATAAATGACAACATCCATTCCTATTTGACCTTCAAGCTTGGTAAAGAATCCTTTGCGGCTAATGTCGGAAAGGTTCTGGAAATACTTGAAGTCCCACATATAACAAGGGTTCCCAAATCTCCTGATTACATGACAGGAGTTATTAATCTTCGAGGAAATGTACTACCTGTTATTGACACAAGAATTAAATTCGGATTACCCAAAACAGAATGTACTGTAAATACCTGCATTATAGTAATTAATGTTGAGATAAATTCTGAGAGCATTATAGTTGGAGCTATGGTAGACTCAGTACAGGAAGTACTTGAAATTCAAGAATCACAAATTCAGCCTTCTCCAAGTATCGGAAGTAAATACAAAGCAGAGTTTCTAGATGGCATGTCTAAGTATCATGACGAATTTATAATGCTGCTTAATATAGACAAAGTCTTTTCAGCAGATGAACTGATTATTGTCAAAGATTCTTTAATCAGCTAA
- a CDS encoding chemotaxis protein CheA, whose translation MDQFRRKFLEEASDLLEQLEKILLKIENEDAISTHVEEIFRVMHTLKGNSSMFGFEAVSEFTHYLENIYDDIRKDELELSSQIISVTLSSVDHLRSILKDENLEEASNKVNHNNMMKAIKELSSISNTTNSANEEPKVNISQEGASTWYVKFKPAKDIFRSGNNPLYFIDDLSQLGIILTIADLSDVPELPELDPQACYVTWYNFIYTKNEDDIRDIFLFADAQSEVVVEKISEKNLINSPKFSDDLKKASLSDNIGVSIKTLLDKYSIISPEEPIQENDLSRNSSKMESAISSIRVSSNKVDEMMSLVSELVTAQARLNVLTQNTTDNKVSEITESIEKITRRIRDNSFSICLVPFETIVVRFQRLIRDLSTQLNKNVKFITEGTDTELDKNIIENLSDPILHILRNCLDHGIESKEERIANGKQAQGTILLKAFYTGSNVNIQITDDGKGIDFTRVKKKAEEKNIIPKDSSLTEKEILNLIFLPGFSTAEKVTEISGRGVGMDVVKRQISDLRGEVDLISRPGKGTTLTIKLPLTLSIIDGLLVRISDTHYIIPLGVIEKCFEVTQEFIEDAFDDLLVLDGERQPFINLRTEFCDTSTPPTLHQIVMIKSDDKKIGLTIDAIVGQYQAVLKPLGKLYKNIEIISGASILGDGTVALVLDTNKIIKEYSDSKMIITV comes from the coding sequence ATGGATCAGTTTCGAAGGAAATTTCTGGAAGAAGCAAGTGATCTGCTTGAACAACTGGAGAAAATTTTACTCAAAATTGAAAATGAAGATGCCATTAGCACTCATGTTGAAGAGATATTCAGAGTTATGCATACTCTGAAGGGAAACAGCTCCATGTTTGGGTTTGAGGCAGTCAGTGAATTTACCCATTATCTTGAAAACATATATGACGATATAAGAAAAGATGAACTAGAATTATCTTCTCAGATCATCTCTGTTACGCTTTCATCTGTGGATCATTTGAGAAGTATCCTTAAAGACGAAAACCTTGAAGAGGCTTCAAATAAAGTAAACCATAATAACATGATGAAAGCAATAAAAGAGCTTTCTTCTATATCCAATACAACCAATAGTGCAAATGAAGAGCCAAAAGTTAATATATCTCAGGAAGGTGCCTCAACATGGTATGTAAAGTTTAAACCTGCAAAAGATATATTCCGTTCAGGGAATAATCCATTGTACTTCATTGATGATTTATCTCAACTCGGAATCATTCTTACTATTGCTGATTTATCAGATGTACCTGAATTGCCGGAATTGGATCCACAGGCATGCTATGTTACATGGTACAATTTTATTTACACAAAAAATGAAGATGATATCCGGGATATATTCCTATTTGCCGATGCTCAATCAGAAGTTGTGGTAGAGAAGATAAGCGAAAAAAATCTAATAAACTCACCAAAGTTTTCCGATGACCTTAAGAAAGCCTCTTTGTCCGATAATATAGGTGTTTCTATAAAAACTCTGCTTGATAAATATAGTATTATATCACCTGAAGAACCTATACAGGAGAATGACTTATCAAGAAATAGCAGCAAGATGGAAAGTGCTATTTCTTCCATAAGAGTTTCTTCCAATAAGGTAGATGAAATGATGAGCCTCGTCAGCGAACTGGTAACAGCCCAGGCAAGACTTAATGTTCTCACGCAAAATACTACTGACAATAAAGTATCGGAAATAACAGAGAGTATTGAAAAGATAACAAGGAGAATAAGAGACAATAGTTTTTCTATTTGTCTTGTACCATTTGAAACTATAGTCGTCAGATTTCAAAGACTCATAAGGGATCTTTCAACTCAGCTAAATAAAAATGTTAAATTCATTACAGAAGGCACTGATACAGAGCTGGACAAAAACATAATAGAAAATCTGTCTGATCCGATATTACACATTCTTCGTAACTGCCTTGATCATGGAATCGAATCAAAGGAAGAAAGGATTGCTAACGGAAAACAGGCTCAGGGCACTATACTGCTCAAAGCATTCTATACAGGCTCAAATGTCAATATTCAAATAACAGATGATGGTAAAGGGATAGACTTCACAAGGGTTAAAAAAAAGGCAGAAGAAAAAAATATTATTCCTAAAGATTCCTCCCTTACAGAAAAGGAAATTTTAAATCTGATTTTCCTTCCAGGTTTTTCAACTGCAGAAAAAGTTACAGAAATCTCAGGAAGAGGAGTAGGTATGGATGTTGTAAAAAGACAGATCTCTGACTTAAGAGGAGAAGTAGATTTAATTTCCAGGCCAGGAAAAGGTACAACCCTTACCATAAAACTTCCTTTGACGCTTTCAATCATTGATGGACTACTGGTAAGAATTTCTGACACTCATTATATTATTCCTTTAGGTGTAATTGAGAAATGCTTTGAAGTAACCCAAGAGTTTATTGAAGATGCTTTTGATGATTTGTTAGTTCTTGATGGAGAAAGACAACCCTTTATTAATCTTCGTACAGAATTTTGCGATACCTCTACCCCACCCACCCTTCATCAGATAGTAATGATAAAATCTGATGATAAAAAAATAGGTCTTACCATTGATGCCATTGTCGGCCAATATCAAGCAGTGCTAAAACCACTTGGTAAACTCTATAAAAACATCGAGATCATTTCAGGAGCAAGCATTCTTGGTGACGGCACTGTTGCTTTGGTCCTGGACACAAATAAAATAATTAAAGAATATTCTGATTCAAAAATGATAATTACAGTATGA
- a CDS encoding DUF4142 domain-containing protein, with the protein MKKNKLHLKNYPILGFNSLRKISVFLILVVISLFGCKDDDDDNAPPPQQVQTLSVTDTAFMRKATLFNLAEINLGRMALASASTDSIRIFGASMVNERTLAQTELNTIALQNNVLLPQVPDSLHRAMEQQLQFMTGSGFDDLLISTIITDHQNAREFFTTEINSGDSQEIKNYASKYLPLIDEELVTALRLQGQIVR; encoded by the coding sequence ATGAAAAAGAATAAACTTCACTTAAAGAATTATCCTATATTAGGATTTAATTCACTTCGAAAAATAAGTGTATTTTTAATCTTAGTAGTAATCTCGTTATTTGGCTGCAAGGATGATGATGATGATAATGCTCCTCCACCTCAGCAAGTTCAAACATTATCAGTTACAGATACTGCTTTTATGCGAAAAGCTACTTTGTTTAATCTGGCAGAAATAAATTTAGGCCGAATGGCCCTAGCCAGTGCTTCTACAGACAGTATTAGAATTTTCGGAGCATCTATGGTTAATGAGAGGACTCTTGCTCAAACTGAACTTAATACTATTGCCTTGCAAAATAATGTCTTGCTTCCTCAGGTACCTGATTCTTTACATAGGGCTATGGAGCAACAGTTGCAATTTATGACCGGATCAGGATTTGATGACTTACTTATCTCAACGATAATAACGGATCATCAGAATGCCAGGGAATTTTTTACCACAGAAATTAATTCCGGAGATAGTCAGGAAATAAAGAATTATGCCAGTAAATATTTGCCCCTTATAGATGAAGAGTTGGTGACCGCTTTGAGGTTACAGGGGCAAATTGTCAGATAA
- a CDS encoding STAS domain-containing protein, translating to MKSFTIKINEKKNNKEIMLSGNLTVSNSESIYKKILSVIATSKKTTIHLNNIENIDLTMVQILYSLKRTILKEGKELTTIANLPKDLFLLMDKSGFKNILSNS from the coding sequence ATGAAAAGTTTTACTATAAAGATAAACGAAAAGAAAAACAACAAAGAGATTATGCTTAGTGGCAACCTTACTGTAAGCAATTCAGAAAGTATCTATAAAAAAATTTTAAGTGTAATTGCAACTTCAAAAAAAACAACTATTCATCTCAATAATATTGAAAACATAGATCTTACAATGGTACAGATTTTATATTCGTTAAAAAGAACAATTTTAAAAGAAGGCAAAGAACTCACAACTATTGCAAATCTTCCTAAAGACCTTTTTTTATTAATGGATAAAAGTGGCTTTAAAAATATCTTAAGTAATTCCTAG
- a CDS encoding response regulator, whose protein sequence is MTKTILIVDDSESMREVVSYTLVNAGYKVLAGSDGKDAMKYLDGSPIDLIVTDLHMPNIDGIELIKNIRSNPVYQHVPIIFLTTESQQNKKDEAKAAGATGWIVKPFVPEKLLATIQKVIR, encoded by the coding sequence ATGACAAAAACAATACTAATCGTAGATGATTCCGAAAGCATGAGGGAAGTTGTTAGTTATACTCTGGTAAATGCCGGATATAAAGTTCTGGCAGGATCTGATGGAAAAGATGCAATGAAGTATCTTGATGGCAGTCCAATAGACCTCATTGTAACAGACCTTCACATGCCTAATATAGATGGAATAGAATTGATAAAAAACATCAGATCTAATCCTGTATATCAACATGTTCCGATTATTTTTTTAACAACAGAATCCCAGCAAAATAAAAAAGATGAGGCAAAAGCCGCAGGTGCCACAGGATGGATAGTAAAACCATTTGTGCCTGAAAAGTTATTAGCTACTATTCAAAAAGTAATCAGATAA
- a CDS encoding NAD(P)-dependent oxidoreductase, which produces MNVAFIGLGIMGSRMAMNLIKGGNELSVWNRSIEKAEALQRAGAKVCTSVSEVVRDADVLITMLSSPEVIEKISLGKDGIMMNAKKNALWINTSTVNPSFAEELAAQTKEVSLRYLDSPVSGSMVVAEKGELIFLVGGETKDLEEARILLTTMGKSINHLGKVGDGSKMKMVINLMLAQSMIAFSEAVSLGVASGLNEGTVLNILSESPVSSPFLKLKKGKFESKKFDAEFSIKWAHKDLYLILQTAYENNISLPVSAITKEVYGMAKQEGQGDKDISAIYQYLLSKNF; this is translated from the coding sequence ATGAATGTAGCTTTTATTGGCCTTGGAATTATGGGAAGTCGCATGGCGATGAATTTAATTAAGGGAGGTAATGAATTATCAGTTTGGAATAGGAGTATCGAAAAGGCTGAAGCATTACAAAGAGCTGGAGCTAAGGTATGCACTTCTGTTTCTGAGGTTGTAAGAGATGCAGATGTCTTGATCACGATGCTATCTTCACCTGAGGTAATTGAAAAAATTAGCTTAGGAAAAGATGGGATTATGATGAATGCAAAGAAAAATGCTTTATGGATAAATACGAGCACAGTAAACCCCTCTTTTGCTGAAGAGTTGGCTGCCCAAACAAAAGAAGTTAGTCTAAGATATCTTGATTCACCAGTTTCAGGTTCTATGGTTGTTGCAGAAAAAGGGGAATTGATATTTTTAGTAGGTGGAGAAACTAAAGATCTTGAAGAAGCACGGATATTGCTAACAACTATGGGGAAGTCTATTAATCATCTTGGTAAAGTTGGGGATGGATCAAAAATGAAAATGGTTATTAATTTAATGTTAGCCCAATCCATGATTGCATTCTCAGAGGCTGTCAGTTTAGGAGTGGCTTCTGGTTTGAATGAGGGTACAGTGTTAAATATTCTTTCAGAGAGTCCTGTGAGTTCTCCTTTTTTGAAACTTAAAAAAGGCAAGTTTGAATCTAAAAAATTTGATGCTGAATTTTCTATAAAGTGGGCTCATAAAGACCTTTACTTAATTCTTCAGACCGCATATGAAAATAATATTTCTTTGCCTGTTTCTGCTATCACAAAAGAGGTTTATGGAATGGCTAAACAAGAAGGGCAGGGGGATAAAGATATTTCTGCAATTTATCAATATCTTTTGAGTAAGAACTTTTAG
- a CDS encoding methyl-accepting chemotaxis protein yields MNLTIKGRLILAFSILIAIAAYMFYIGNSVAFELNKSVTTIVEINAKRLAHALKVSEDLQFIGKREKALIISRDRAELTKIHQEIIDRQVEMKSRFADLRSLADSKGQEILDSYDAKWNEYLDAFDDFKRLAVDINTDSSKAASSNLSDSKLTPLFVECRAIIYRIVKKNEGELSLAAKENAELYAESQKNMIISLIVAVICAIGVSFWIISSIINSLSKAKLAVKEVSEGNLLIQIDSNNKDEIGEVLEYLKGMISKLKEIIGNVHNATEQIASASQQMSASSQQMSQGANEQAASAEEVSSSMEEMAANIQQNNENAQQTEKIALKAADDIQEGSTVVNQTVGSMKDIAKKISIIEEIARQTNLLALNAAVEAARAGEHGKGFAVVAAEVRKLAERSQIAANEINSLSFSSVSIAERSGKILEEIVPHIQKTSRLVQEISAAGIEQTSGADQVNTALQMLNQIIQQNAATSEEMAASAEELASQAEQLQDTIAFFRIDTHTNGQRRKKTTVNRVATNNHPSNVKNKSNNGFIINLKKESDSLDKEYEKF; encoded by the coding sequence ATGAACTTAACAATAAAAGGAAGGCTGATTTTAGCTTTCTCAATTCTGATTGCTATTGCTGCATACATGTTTTATATAGGAAATTCCGTTGCTTTTGAACTCAATAAAAGTGTAACCACCATAGTAGAAATAAACGCGAAAAGGCTTGCACATGCATTAAAAGTAAGTGAAGACCTCCAATTTATTGGAAAGAGGGAAAAAGCACTTATCATTTCGAGAGATCGTGCAGAACTCACAAAAATCCATCAGGAAATCATTGACAGGCAAGTCGAAATGAAAAGTAGATTTGCAGACCTTAGATCCTTAGCAGATTCTAAAGGGCAAGAAATTCTTGACAGTTATGATGCTAAGTGGAATGAGTATCTGGATGCTTTTGATGACTTCAAGCGGCTTGCAGTTGACATTAATACTGATTCATCGAAGGCTGCTTCTTCAAACCTATCCGACAGCAAACTGACTCCTTTATTTGTAGAGTGTAGAGCCATTATTTACAGAATAGTAAAGAAAAATGAAGGAGAACTTTCACTTGCCGCAAAAGAGAATGCAGAACTTTATGCTGAATCCCAAAAAAACATGATCATTTCTCTGATTGTTGCAGTAATATGTGCCATAGGGGTATCATTCTGGATTATCTCTTCAATTATAAATTCTCTGTCAAAAGCAAAACTTGCTGTTAAAGAGGTTTCTGAAGGTAATCTTTTGATACAGATCGATAGCAATAATAAAGATGAGATCGGTGAAGTCCTTGAATATCTTAAAGGAATGATTTCCAAATTAAAAGAGATTATTGGAAACGTACATAATGCAACTGAACAAATTGCTTCAGCAAGCCAGCAGATGAGTGCTTCATCTCAACAGATGTCACAGGGAGCAAATGAACAGGCAGCCTCTGCAGAAGAAGTATCTTCATCAATGGAAGAAATGGCAGCTAATATTCAGCAGAACAATGAAAATGCTCAGCAGACAGAAAAGATAGCGTTGAAAGCAGCTGACGATATCCAGGAAGGAAGTACTGTAGTAAATCAGACAGTAGGTTCTATGAAAGATATAGCAAAAAAGATTTCCATCATAGAAGAAATAGCACGTCAGACCAATTTACTTGCTCTGAACGCTGCGGTGGAGGCTGCAAGAGCAGGCGAACATGGAAAAGGATTTGCGGTTGTTGCAGCGGAAGTAAGAAAGCTTGCAGAAAGAAGTCAGATAGCTGCAAATGAAATCAATTCTTTATCATTCTCAAGTGTATCGATTGCTGAACGTTCCGGTAAAATCCTTGAAGAAATTGTACCTCATATTCAAAAAACATCAAGACTCGTACAAGAAATTAGTGCAGCTGGTATTGAACAGACCTCAGGAGCTGATCAGGTAAATACAGCTTTACAAATGCTCAATCAGATCATTCAACAAAATGCCGCTACCTCTGAAGAAATGGCAGCAAGCGCAGAAGAACTTGCAAGCCAGGCAGAACAATTACAAGACACAATTGCTTTTTTCAGAATAGACACTCATACCAATGGTCAAAGGAGAAAAAAAACAACTGTCAATAGGGTTGCAACAAACAATCATCCTTCAAACGTGAAAAACAAAAGTAACAATGGTTTTATAATAAATCTGAAGAAAGAAAGCGATTCACTTGATAAGGAATACGAAAAATTCTAA
- a CDS encoding GAF domain-containing protein, with translation MENKLVSLKYKFTLVISILLLFLWGFLKELKNEQLKIGQDQITAGRLKKQALSFIKNTHPKNSVNIQHALELINLAGLNDSIFLDRHPYSQGNSPSLVNVLKSFKESAITEQEFSRFIIQEIKAYEHLEKLIEANNNTIEQKFNLYSWILILLILSIQCIMIYNYNKTISEPINKILKSVSTLKTGNINCEIDYHSNEKLGEIAKCINAIIHNQKELAVFAENIGAGKFNYQYSLLGEHDKLGNSLTNMAERLSNVSEEERKRAWTTEGLAKFSDVLRAHNDNLEELCTHGLHSLIKYTRANQGKIYIVKEEAQDIRLKLKAAYAWDRKKNIQEDIDLGEGLIGQAAMELETIYLTDIPEDYIKITSGLGESNPGSILILPLKSNDALCGMIEMAYFEELKPFEIEFAEKAGDAIASSIASARINEKTRLLLDESRLLAKNLQSQEEELRQNTEELRATQENLHIKLEEAKEEMRQQIIDIESEKNKNISILEGCVDGVITFDQEGKIEYFNKSAEAIWNVSRENVLNKNIRELIKMELKVTDSDMHWEYLNGQQRKVLDIRTEINIFNNNHEESAVLITISKSKYKNQYLFTAFVQSISVELF, from the coding sequence GTGGAAAATAAACTAGTTTCATTAAAGTATAAATTTACATTAGTTATAAGCATTCTTCTACTTTTCCTTTGGGGATTTCTTAAAGAGCTTAAGAATGAACAATTAAAGATAGGACAAGATCAGATAACAGCCGGAAGATTAAAAAAACAAGCTTTGTCTTTTATAAAAAATACACATCCTAAAAATTCTGTTAACATCCAACATGCACTTGAATTGATTAATCTGGCAGGACTAAACGATTCTATATTTTTAGATAGACATCCTTATAGTCAGGGTAACTCACCTTCATTAGTCAATGTATTAAAATCATTTAAAGAATCTGCAATCACTGAACAAGAGTTCAGCAGGTTTATTATACAGGAGATAAAAGCATATGAACATCTTGAAAAACTGATAGAGGCGAACAACAATACTATAGAACAAAAATTTAACTTATACAGCTGGATATTGATTTTATTAATACTCTCCATACAGTGTATAATGATATACAATTACAACAAAACCATTTCAGAACCAATTAACAAAATTCTGAAATCTGTCTCAACATTAAAGACGGGCAATATCAATTGTGAAATAGATTATCACAGTAATGAAAAGCTGGGAGAAATTGCAAAGTGTATAAATGCTATCATACATAATCAAAAAGAGCTTGCTGTCTTTGCTGAAAATATAGGAGCAGGAAAGTTCAATTACCAGTACAGCCTTCTTGGGGAACATGATAAACTTGGCAATTCATTAACAAACATGGCTGAAAGGTTATCAAATGTAAGTGAAGAAGAAAGAAAAAGAGCCTGGACTACTGAAGGACTGGCAAAATTCTCCGACGTATTAAGAGCACATAATGACAATCTTGAAGAGCTTTGTACCCATGGACTTCACAGCCTTATAAAATACACAAGGGCAAACCAGGGTAAAATATATATTGTAAAAGAAGAAGCACAAGATATTCGTCTGAAGCTTAAAGCTGCTTATGCATGGGATCGTAAGAAAAATATTCAGGAAGATATTGATCTTGGAGAAGGCCTTATAGGGCAAGCTGCTATGGAATTGGAAACCATTTATTTGACTGACATTCCGGAAGATTATATAAAAATTACATCTGGACTGGGAGAATCAAATCCAGGCTCTATACTTATCCTACCATTAAAAAGTAACGACGCACTTTGTGGCATGATAGAAATGGCATATTTCGAGGAATTAAAACCTTTTGAAATCGAATTTGCAGAAAAAGCCGGAGACGCAATTGCGTCTTCAATAGCAAGCGCAAGAATTAATGAAAAAACCAGATTGCTCCTTGATGAATCCAGGCTATTAGCAAAAAATCTTCAGTCACAGGAAGAAGAGCTTAGACAAAATACAGAAGAGCTCAGGGCTACGCAGGAAAATCTTCACATAAAGCTGGAAGAAGCAAAAGAAGAGATGAGACAACAGATTATAGATATAGAATCAGAGAAAAACAAAAATATATCCATACTGGAAGGTTGCGTCGATGGAGTCATCACATTTGATCAGGAAGGCAAGATTGAGTACTTCAATAAATCTGCTGAAGCAATCTGGAATGTTTCAAGAGAGAATGTATTGAATAAAAATATCAGGGAGCTGATTAAGATGGAGTTAAAGGTAACCGATTCAGACATGCATTGGGAATACTTAAATGGCCAACAAAGAAAAGTTCTTGACATCAGAACTGAAATTAACATATTTAATAATAACCATGAAGAATCAGCTGTGCTTATTACAATATCTAAATCAAAATATAAAAACCAATATCTGTTTACCGCATTTGTACAAAGTATTTCAGTTGAGTTATTTTAA